From Temnothorax longispinosus isolate EJ_2023e chromosome 3, Tlon_JGU_v1, whole genome shotgun sequence, one genomic window encodes:
- the L(2)41ab gene encoding coiled-coil domain-containing protein 40, giving the protein MNTLTVSDASAPSPDTAKNMEQPGTKVMKKLWIDTKSLDVPNVLNPDDFLMKKFQSALREHLTRVDNKLNSEILELEDNIRAMEKEREAECLQMYYAQQEIAQQQTSIEKYQNMIANVILLREEKDTCIKNAKDVHKTTHAKLFEEKKKEENLVRELEQLTALQAQFSEWQTELENSLAISKQVSKKDKAIQRDLIAQKQQKDCIIYKLMEEVWRIKTEIANLDTQLQLKNKEKIEVNQMIADVNADLEALHKQHMNLCNAWNSVVLNIAKRNKVYEQLNTEREKICESFNTLHTEIEKLKKETYKETENNENLTLLHTRIEENIQINTKLMEMGNDKLNNLESELVKIAKFSEQEQHEFDLTNNEWQYLLHEEEETDKEFTKFLNKQNELENTIYSKLEEKVAHNKAARYLNKLLLDSKETMQEQELLLVETENSYGKKLLELEQLNSYKSHEKVELEELLQSNNKKGKEIDEIQKEIKKHDIAIERKQMKVICLNKTIEEILSHRESGEVNPFNTKIKTLEKNIEEIQQSNQKAQQLWIRQEGYMITLSQQRDLQLQELNLLNKEIMIMEQKNLKLEHALEMLNKEDSNMERILNLLQQRMVQMNTQLVIQKGLKEELEDKNSITKNEGIQSLEDAELNLIKLQSDLKQLYEEKALLKENLDAVQQESLSWEKKVQLMQETVKRLRDERSSGGDITAMKSEIHKMEMRLSHLRRAQEKLIHDMEFCVARRDIILDKVMSKFKKDPKGQHNQKVIFRKRLADQKLKIKQVVKDTKKTENRIMELENQIKDTVGKCNESQTALKMIVDDIPNVDQGIIQTEAIKYHNLQAIVYKQRKAKMLQDIKSGRYKMLFKSEAVLSEEFQNEQILRDYLKHVMERTSQDFPLLKNNIQKILLTLEIL; this is encoded by the exons ATGAATACCTTGACTGTGAGCGACGCTTCCGCCCCATCTCCTGATACTGCCAAGAATATGGAACAGCCGGGGACCAAAGTCATGAAGAAGTTGTGGATAGACACCAAGTCTTTGGACGTGCCAAATGTTCTGAATCCCGACGACTTCTTGATGAAAAAATTCCAAAGTGCTCTGCGAGAGCATCTTACTCGCGTCGACAATAAGTTAAACAGCGAAATATTAGAACTA GAGGATAATATAAGAGCGATGGAGAAGGAACGCGAAGCAGAATGTTTACAAATGTACTACGCCCAACAGGAAATAGCGCAGCAGCAAACGTCAATTGAAAAGTATCAAAATATGATAGCAAATGTGATTTTATTGCGCGAGGAGAAAGATACGTGTATAAAGAATGCGAAAGATGTTCATAAAACTACCCATGCCAAATTGTtcgaggagaaaaagaaagaggagaatCTCGTGCGCGAATTGGAGCAGCTTACCGCTTTGCAAGCGCAATTCTCGGAATGGCAAACGGAGCTCGAAAATAGTTTGGCCATTTCCAAACAGGTGTCAAAGAAAGATAAGGCAATTCAGCGAGATTTGATTGCACAGAAACAGCAGAAAGActgcataatatataaactcaTGGAGGAAGTGTGGAGAATTAAAACCGAGATAGCCAATTTGGATACGCAATTGcagttgaaaaataaagaaaaaattgaggTCAATCAGATGATCGCCGATGTTAATGCTGATCTAGAAGCGTTGCATAAGCAGCACATGAATTTGTGCAACGCCTGGAATTCTGTTGTACTGAATATCGCTAAGCGGAATAAAGTCTATGAGCAACTAAACACAGAGCGTGA GAAAATATGTGAATCTTTTAATACATTACATACGGAAAtagagaaattaaagaaagaaacttATAAGGAAACAGAGAACAATGAGAATTTGACCTTGTTGCATACACgaatagaagaaaatatacagattaatacaaaattgatGGAAATGGGAAATGATAAACTCAATAATTTGGAATCTGAATTAGTAAAAATAGCAAAGTTTAGTGAACAGGAGCAACACGAATTCGATTTAACTAATAAT GAATGGCAATATTTGTTACACGAAGAGGAAGAAACTGAtaaagaatttacaaaatttctaaataagcAAAACGAGTtggaaaatacaatatatagcAAACTGGAAGAAAAAGTTGCGCATAATAAAGCGGCGCggtatttgaataaattattattagattccAAAGAGACAATGCAAGAACAAGAATTGTTATTAGTAGAAACAGAAAATTCATATGGCAAAAAGTTATTGGAATTAGAACAACTTAATTCATATAAATCTCATGAGAAGGTAGAATTAGAAGAGCTCTtgcaaagtaataataaaaagggaAAAGAGATAGATGAGATTCAGAAAGAAATCAAGAAGCATGACATAGCAATTGAGAGGAAACAAATGAAAGTTATTTGCTTGAATAAAACCATTGAGGAg atattatcGCATAGGGAAAGTGGAGAAGTTAATCCTTTTAATACGAAGATAAAAAccttggaaaaaaatatagaagaaattCAGCAAAGTAATCAAAAAGCACAGCAATTGTGGATTCGCCAAGAAGGATATATGATTACATTGAGCCAACAGAGAGATTTACAATTGCAAGAACTTAATCttcttaataaagaaattatgatTATGGAgcagaaaaatttgaaactaGAGCATGCTTTGGAAATGCTTAATAAGGAAGACTCGAATATGGAGAGAATATTAAATCTTCTGCAACAAAGAATGGTACAAATGAATACACAATTAGTCATACAAAAAGGACTGAAGGAGGAGCTAGAAGACAAAAATTCTATTACGAAAAACGAGGGAATACAATCTCTTGAGGATGCAGAATTAAATCTTATAAAGCTGCAAAGTGATTTAAAACAGTTGTATGAGGAAAAGGCACTTTTGAAGGAAAATTTAGATGCAGTGCAACAAGAAAGTTTATCGTGggagaaaaaa gTGCAGTTAATGCAAGAAACAGTGAAAAGATTGAGAGATGAACGTAGTAGCGGTGGTGACATTACAGCGATGAAAAGtgaaatacataaaatggAAATGCGTCTGTCACATTTGCGTAGGGCGCAAGAAAAATTGATTCATGATATGGAGTTTTGTGTTGCGCGAAGAGATATTATATTAGACAAAGTTATGAGTAAATTTAAGAAAGATCCTAAAGGACAACACAATCAGAAAGTTATATTCCGCAAACGTCTTGCCGATCAAAAGTTAAAGATAAAACAAGTGGTGAAG gATACGAAGAAAACTGAAAATAGAATAATGGAGTTGGAAAATCAAATAAAGGATACAGTAGGCAAATGTAACGAATCGCAAACAGCATTGAAAATGATAGTAGATGATATTCCGAACGTAGATCAAGGGATTATACAAACAGAAGCTATTAAGTACCAC AATTTGCAGGCAATAGTTTATAAACAACGAAAAGCTAAAATGCTGCAAGACATTAAAAGTGGCCGATACAAGATGCTTTTCAAAAGTGAAGCTGTACTAAGTGAAGAATTCCAAAATGAACAGATTCTTCGTGATTATTTGAAACATGTAATGGAACGGACGAGTCAAGACTTtcctttattgaaaaataatattcaaaaaatacttttgacATTAGAAATACTATAA
- the LOC139809715 gene encoding protein TAPT1 homolog, whose protein sequence is MQSAGVSDGDTEQSWPEKRTIRFRATGKSETHVSSHDGRVENVDPTRCRPQLSDEQDAPKKKQRVSLMQFLRTELTRGYQLEHDEERLSARREKVYSFMKIPREVENFMTYGFLQCADSFLFLYTFLPLRFAMALWAVITRPLRHYLRSEKGHPKSTERYLRSAEVCDLLKGIVVLGCWAATWKVDTSMMYHLVKSQSVIKLYIFYNMLEVGDRLFSSFGQDTIDALLWTANEPRSRHPSDSTRTKHFGTLPHLLFAVVYVFFHSTLVLLQATTLNVAINSSNKALLTIMMSNNFVELKGSVFKKFDKNNLFQLSCADVRERFHLIILLLAVSLQTMKEYAWHSDRLAVLLPDCVALLLAEVVVDWVKHAFITRFNELPSTVYRDYTVSLAYDMAKARRKKAFTDPSDLVAQRMGFIPLPLGVAMARVLCTTLTPSARPANIILLLLAYLILVSFRILNSLIILGKACDIMSSHPRPDKDVTAKSPSKNRANSVDMKNPNLGMAIFSNSAVSLNNVCLNEAFLEPEQTEKSEKHQCNFDELTNVTKTVLRTGSEPLLPQ, encoded by the exons ATGCAGAGCGCGGGTGTCAGCGATGGGGACACGGAGCAAAGTTGGCCGGAGAAGAGGACGATCAGATTCCGCGCTACTGGCAAGTCCGAAACTCATGTGTCATCTCACGACGGGCGCGTGGAAAATGTGGATCCCACGCGCTGCAGGCCGCAGTTATCCGACGAGCAAGATGCGCCGAAGAAGAAACAGC GGGTATCGTTGATGCAATTCTTAAGGACAGAATTAACAAGGGGTTATCAGCTGGAGCACGATGAGGAGAGATTGTCCGCGAGAAGGGAGAAGGTTTACTCGTTCATGAAAATTCCTCGGGAGGTGGAAAATTTTATGACGTATGGGTTCCTTCAG TGCGCCGATTCTTTCCtatttttgtatacatttttaccGTTAAGATTCGCAATGGCTTTATGGGCAGTGATTACAAGGCCTTTACGACACTACCTAAG GAGCGAGAAAGGTCATCCAAAAAGTACGGAGAGATATTTGAGATCGGCCGAAGTGTGCGATTTGTTAAAAGGAATTGTAGTGCTGGGTTGCTGGGCAGCAACCTGGAAGGTGGATACCTCCATGATGTATCATTTAGTTAAGAGTCAATCGGTTATAAAgctatacatattttataacatgttAGAAGTGGGAGATCGTCTTTTCAGCTCTTTCGGGCAAGATACTATAGACGCCCTGCTTTGGACCGCCAACGAGCCACGATCGCGCCACCCGAGTGATTCTACCCGTACGAAACATTTCGGTACATTGCCGCATCTCTTGTTTGCCGTCGTTTATGTGT TTTTTCATAGTACATTGGTGTTACTCCAAGCGACGACGTTAAATGTGGCGATCAACAGTAGTAATAAAGCGCTTCTCACGATTATGATGTCCAACAAT TTTGTAGAACTGAAGGGTTCTGTATTCAAGAAATTTGACAAGAACAACTTGTTCCAATTATCTTGCGCCGATGTCAGAGAAAGATTTCATCTCATTATACTGCTCCTCGCAGTGAGTCTGCAAACGATGAAAGAGTACGCGTGGCACAGCGATCGTCTTGCTGTCTTGCTACCCGATTGCGTGGCGCTATTGTTGGCAGAAGTTGTCGTCGATTGG GTGAAACATGCGTTCATCACACGTTTCAACGAGCTGCCTTCCACCGTCTACAGGGATTATACCGTGAGCTTGGCCTACGACATGGCGAAGGCACGCCGAAAGAAAGCATTCACGGATCCCTCGGACCTAGTTGCGCAGCGAATGGGCTTCATACCTCTTCCTCTGGGAGTCGCCATGGCTCGCGTACTGTGTACGACCCTGACGCCATCCGCGAGACCCGCTAATATCATACTTCTATTATTAGCTTATCTTATATTAGTATCTTTTCGCATATTGAATAGCCTAATCATTCTTGGAAAGGCGTGCGACATAATGTCGTCGCACCCGCGACCTGACAAAGATGTTACCGCAAAGTCTCCGTCAAAGAATCGTGCCAACAGTGTCGACATGAAAAATCCAAATCTTGGCATGGCTATTTTCTCAAATAGCGCCGTCAGCTTGAACAACGTCTGTTTGAACGAGGCGTTTCTGGAGCCAGAACAGACTGAGAAAAGTGAGAAGCATCAGTGTAATTTCGACGAGCTCACGAACGTCACGAAAACCGTGCTAAGGACAGGAAGCGAACCCCTCCTTCCGCAATGA
- the For gene encoding cGMP-dependent protein kinase for isoform X1, with protein MDEGTKYRVPIGDACVSMRVCFDSLCFSSSQQPLADEEDAAVADAATQLPTDGRGAAAVVSGTSSGTVVATTATTTQVTQVPHIGAIGAIGAGGGGGGGGAAIVGSMGTLRELQELLRVKDERIAELEAVVCCRDAQIQELRSHLDKFLSVLPFSAAPPRTPTKPRTRDRAQGISAEPPLQELAPLAVVDKSDRSRELIKTAILDNDFMKNLELTQIREIVDCMYPVTFPAGSIIIQEGDVGSTVFVMEEGKVEVSRDDKYLSTLQHGKVLGELAILYNCKRTATITAATDCQLWAIDRQCFQTIMMRTGLSRQAEYTDFLKSVPIFKNLPEETLIKISDVLEETFYNNGDYIIRQGARGDTFFIISRGQVRVTIKQPDTTEEKYIRTLRKGDFFGEKALQGDDLRTANIIADDPEGVSCLVIDRETFNQLISSLDEIRTRYRDELVERRRLNEEFRDVRLQDLRTIATLGVGGFGRVELVQIAGDSTRSFALKQMKKAQIVETRQQQHIMSEKRIMSEADCDFVVKLFKTFKDRKYLYMLMEACLGGELWTVLRDKGHFDDGTTRFYTACVVEAFDYLHSRNIIYRDLKPENLLLDNQGYVKLVDFGFAKRLDNGRKTWTFCGTPEYVAPEVILNKGHDISADYWSLGVLMFELLTGTPPFTGADPMKTYNIILKGIDAIEFPRSITRNAMALIKKLCRDNPAERLGYQRGGISEIQKHKWFDGFNWEGLKTRTLEPPILPRVQGSTDTANFDAYPADSDPPPPDDISGWDNDF; from the exons ATGGACGAGGGTACGAAATACCGAGTGCCCATCGGCGACGCCTGCGTGTCTATGCGCGTGTGCTTCGACTCGCTGTGCTTCTCGTCGTCGCAGCAGCCGCTCGCCGACGAGGAGgacgccgccgtcgccgacgCCGCGACGCAGCTACCGACGGACggccgcggcgccgcggccGTCGTTAGCGGCACCAGCAGCGGCACCGTCGTCGCCACGACCGCCACCACCACGCAAGTCACGCAAGTGCCGCACATCGGTGCGATCGGTGCGATCGGTGCCGGCGGCGGAGGCGGAGGCGGAGGTGCCGCGATCGTCGGCAGCATGGGCACCCTGAGGGAGCTCCAGGAGCTGCTGCGCGTCAAGGACGAACGGATCGCCGAGCTCGAGGCCGTCGTCTGTTGCCGCGACGCCCAGATTCAGGAGCTGCGCAGCCACCTGGACAAGTTCCTGAGCGTGCTGCCCTTCAGCGCGGCGCCGCCGCGCACGCCGACGAAGCCGCGGACGAGGGACCGTGCTCAGGGCATATCCGCGGAGCCGCCGCTCCAGGAGCTCGCGCCTCTCGCGGTGGTCGACAAGAGCGACAG atctcGCGAGCTGATCAAGACTGCCATACTGGACAACGACTTCATGAAAAATTTGGAACTCACGCAGATTCGGGAGATTGTCGATTGCATGTATCCTGTAACATTTCCAGCTGGTTCGATAATTATACAAGAGGGAGATGTCGGTTCTACTGTGTTCGTCATGGAGG AGGGTAAGGTCGAGGTGTCGAGGGACGACAAATATCTCAGCACTTTGCAACACGGTAAGGTGCTGGGTGAGCTCGCGATTCTTTACAATTGCAAGAGGACAGCGACGATCACTGCTGCGACTGATTGCCAATTATGGGCCATCGACCGGCAATGCTTCCAAACCATTATGATGAGGACCGGCCTCTCGAGGCAGGCCGAATACACGGACTTCTTAAAGAG CGTGCCAATTTTCAAAAACCTGCCTGAGGAAACTCTAATCAAAATTTCAGACGTTTTAGAGGAG acgttttacaacaatggggattatataataagacaAGGAGCCAGGGGGGACACATTCTTCATCATCAGTAGGGGACAAGTACGCGTAACAATAAAGCAGCCCGATACAACGGAGGAGAAGTATATTAGAACTTTAAGAAAGGGCGACTTCTTCGGCGAAAAGGCTTTACAAGG AGATGATCTCAGAACGGCTAATATTATCGCTGATGATCCAGAAGGAGTGAGCTGTTTGGTAATAGACCGCGAAAcgtttaatcaattaatctcATCCTTGGACGAAATTCGAACGCGATACAGGGACGAGTTGGTGGAACGTAGGAG ATTAAACGAAGAATTCCGAGATGTACGGTTACAAGACCTTCGGACTATTGCGACTCTCGGCGTGGGTGGTTTCGGAAGAGTTGAATTAGTTCAAATTGCCGGAGACAGCACACGATCTTTCGCTCTGAAGCAAATGAAGAAGGCTCAGATTGTCGAGACGCGACAGCAACAGCACATTATGTCAGAAAAGAGGATCATGAGCGAAGCGGATTGCGATTTTGTAGTCAAACTATTCAAGACTTTTAAAGATCGAAAGTACCTCTACATGCTGATGGAAGCTTGCTTGGGTGGCGAGTTATGGACCGTTCTCAGGGACAAGGGACATTTCGACGATGGTACTACGCGCTTTTATACTGCATGCGTTGTGGAAGCATTCGATTATCTGCACTCCAGAAACATCATCTATAGAGATCTTAAACCGGAAAACTTACTTTTGGATAATCAAGG atatgttAAACTTGTGGATTTCGGTTTTGCCAAACGGTTGGATAACGGAAGGAAGACGTGGACTTTTTGTGGTACACCAGAATACGTGGCACCGGAAGTCATTCTAAATAAAGGTCATGACATAAGCGCCGATTATTGGTCCCTTGGCGTTCTCATGTTCGAATTACTTACGGGTACGCCTCCTTTTACCGGCGCTGATCCAATGAAGACGTACAACATTATCTTAAAAGGAATCGACGCCATAGAATTTCCCAGATCCATCACGCGTAACGCAATGGCGCTCATCAAAAAGCTTTGCAG GGATaatccggcagaacgtcttGGATATCAAAGAGGCGGCATCAGTGAAATACAGAAAcacaa ATGGTTCGATGGCTTTAATTGGGAAGGTCTGAAAACGAGGACTCTGGAGCCCCCAATACTACCCCGTGTTCAAGGCTCTACAGACACTGCGAATTTCGACGCTTATCCAGCTGATTCCGATCCACCGCCACCCGACGATATTTCCGGTTGGGATAATGACTTTTAA
- the For gene encoding cGMP-dependent protein kinase for isoform X3 — MDSIRDLKRLLYERTEALRRRDEIVELLEKALEERDATIRYLQNEIDKFRQIVDLSLASNAIGSNRRLKRQAISAEPLRGDTKPVVKFAKPQRSRELIKTAILDNDFMKNLELTQIREIVDCMYPVTFPAGSIIIQEGDVGSTVFVMEEGKVEVSRDDKYLSTLQHGKVLGELAILYNCKRTATITAATDCQLWAIDRQCFQTIMMRTGLSRQAEYTDFLKSVPIFKNLPEETLIKISDVLEETFYNNGDYIIRQGARGDTFFIISRGQVRVTIKQPDTTEEKYIRTLRKGDFFGEKALQGDDLRTANIIADDPEGVSCLVIDRETFNQLISSLDEIRTRYRDELVERRRLNEEFRDVRLQDLRTIATLGVGGFGRVELVQIAGDSTRSFALKQMKKAQIVETRQQQHIMSEKRIMSEADCDFVVKLFKTFKDRKYLYMLMEACLGGELWTVLRDKGHFDDGTTRFYTACVVEAFDYLHSRNIIYRDLKPENLLLDNQGYVKLVDFGFAKRLDNGRKTWTFCGTPEYVAPEVILNKGHDISADYWSLGVLMFELLTGTPPFTGADPMKTYNIILKGIDAIEFPRSITRNAMALIKKLCRDNPAERLGYQRGGISEIQKHKWFDGFNWEGLKTRTLEPPILPRVQGSTDTANFDAYPADSDPPPPDDISGWDNDF, encoded by the exons ATGGATTCGATACGAGACCTGAAGCGATTGCTGTACGAGCGTACGGAGGCGTTGCGACGTCGCGACGAGATCGTTGAGCTGCTCGAAAAGGCGCTCGAGGAGCGCGACGCCACGATCCGTTACCTCCAGAATGAGATCGATAAGTTCCGGCAGATCGTTGATCTGAGCCTAGCGTCTAACGCCATCGGTTCTAATCGGAGACTGAAGCGGCAAGCCATATCGGCGGAACCTCTCAGAGGCGACACGAAACCGGTGGTGAAGTTCGCCAAGCCGCAAAG atctcGCGAGCTGATCAAGACTGCCATACTGGACAACGACTTCATGAAAAATTTGGAACTCACGCAGATTCGGGAGATTGTCGATTGCATGTATCCTGTAACATTTCCAGCTGGTTCGATAATTATACAAGAGGGAGATGTCGGTTCTACTGTGTTCGTCATGGAGG AGGGTAAGGTCGAGGTGTCGAGGGACGACAAATATCTCAGCACTTTGCAACACGGTAAGGTGCTGGGTGAGCTCGCGATTCTTTACAATTGCAAGAGGACAGCGACGATCACTGCTGCGACTGATTGCCAATTATGGGCCATCGACCGGCAATGCTTCCAAACCATTATGATGAGGACCGGCCTCTCGAGGCAGGCCGAATACACGGACTTCTTAAAGAG CGTGCCAATTTTCAAAAACCTGCCTGAGGAAACTCTAATCAAAATTTCAGACGTTTTAGAGGAG acgttttacaacaatggggattatataataagacaAGGAGCCAGGGGGGACACATTCTTCATCATCAGTAGGGGACAAGTACGCGTAACAATAAAGCAGCCCGATACAACGGAGGAGAAGTATATTAGAACTTTAAGAAAGGGCGACTTCTTCGGCGAAAAGGCTTTACAAGG AGATGATCTCAGAACGGCTAATATTATCGCTGATGATCCAGAAGGAGTGAGCTGTTTGGTAATAGACCGCGAAAcgtttaatcaattaatctcATCCTTGGACGAAATTCGAACGCGATACAGGGACGAGTTGGTGGAACGTAGGAG ATTAAACGAAGAATTCCGAGATGTACGGTTACAAGACCTTCGGACTATTGCGACTCTCGGCGTGGGTGGTTTCGGAAGAGTTGAATTAGTTCAAATTGCCGGAGACAGCACACGATCTTTCGCTCTGAAGCAAATGAAGAAGGCTCAGATTGTCGAGACGCGACAGCAACAGCACATTATGTCAGAAAAGAGGATCATGAGCGAAGCGGATTGCGATTTTGTAGTCAAACTATTCAAGACTTTTAAAGATCGAAAGTACCTCTACATGCTGATGGAAGCTTGCTTGGGTGGCGAGTTATGGACCGTTCTCAGGGACAAGGGACATTTCGACGATGGTACTACGCGCTTTTATACTGCATGCGTTGTGGAAGCATTCGATTATCTGCACTCCAGAAACATCATCTATAGAGATCTTAAACCGGAAAACTTACTTTTGGATAATCAAGG atatgttAAACTTGTGGATTTCGGTTTTGCCAAACGGTTGGATAACGGAAGGAAGACGTGGACTTTTTGTGGTACACCAGAATACGTGGCACCGGAAGTCATTCTAAATAAAGGTCATGACATAAGCGCCGATTATTGGTCCCTTGGCGTTCTCATGTTCGAATTACTTACGGGTACGCCTCCTTTTACCGGCGCTGATCCAATGAAGACGTACAACATTATCTTAAAAGGAATCGACGCCATAGAATTTCCCAGATCCATCACGCGTAACGCAATGGCGCTCATCAAAAAGCTTTGCAG GGATaatccggcagaacgtcttGGATATCAAAGAGGCGGCATCAGTGAAATACAGAAAcacaa ATGGTTCGATGGCTTTAATTGGGAAGGTCTGAAAACGAGGACTCTGGAGCCCCCAATACTACCCCGTGTTCAAGGCTCTACAGACACTGCGAATTTCGACGCTTATCCAGCTGATTCCGATCCACCGCCACCCGACGATATTTCCGGTTGGGATAATGACTTTTAA
- the For gene encoding cGMP-dependent protein kinase for isoform X2, protein MKVRSYPGRAVLEDPELLLDPDATRGRAMELLYEASWRECGVNWTSNGGGGKISARQPDDEPYRRPYADEVVSRLEAALEDPNASSATREEDARSRGSSSTGTTDSESPEVNQPPPGNAQGGFLIPRPRLIVPVHTYARRRRTGAPQPIKRRQIREEGKVEVSRDDKYLSTLQHGKVLGELAILYNCKRTATITAATDCQLWAIDRQCFQTIMMRTGLSRQAEYTDFLKSVPIFKNLPEETLIKISDVLEETFYNNGDYIIRQGARGDTFFIISRGQVRVTIKQPDTTEEKYIRTLRKGDFFGEKALQGDDLRTANIIADDPEGVSCLVIDRETFNQLISSLDEIRTRYRDELVERRRLNEEFRDVRLQDLRTIATLGVGGFGRVELVQIAGDSTRSFALKQMKKAQIVETRQQQHIMSEKRIMSEADCDFVVKLFKTFKDRKYLYMLMEACLGGELWTVLRDKGHFDDGTTRFYTACVVEAFDYLHSRNIIYRDLKPENLLLDNQGYVKLVDFGFAKRLDNGRKTWTFCGTPEYVAPEVILNKGHDISADYWSLGVLMFELLTGTPPFTGADPMKTYNIILKGIDAIEFPRSITRNAMALIKKLCRDNPAERLGYQRGGISEIQKHKWFDGFNWEGLKTRTLEPPILPRVQGSTDTANFDAYPADSDPPPPDDISGWDNDF, encoded by the exons ATGAAGGTCCGAAGCTATCCCGGCCGGGCGGTTCTGGAGGACCCCGAGCTCCTCCTGGACCCGGACGCGACGCGCGGCAGGGCCATGGAGCTGCTGTACGAGGCGAGCTGGCGGGAGTGTGGGGTAAACTGGACCagcaacggcggcggcggcaaaATTTCTGCCAGGCAACCGGACGACGAGCCCTACAGGCGACCCTACGCCGACGAGGTGGTGTCGCGGCTCGAGGCTGCATTGGAGGATCCGAACGCGTCGTCCGCGACGAGGGAGGAGGACGCGCGGTCCCGGGGGTCCAGCAGCACCGGCACCACCGACAGCGAGTCCCCCGAAGTGAACCAGCCGCCACCTGGCAACGCTCAGGGGGGCTTCCTTATTCCGCGACCGAGATTGATCGTGCCGGTTCATACCTACGCGAGGAGAAGACGCACTGGTGCGCCGCAACCCATAAAGAGACGTCAAATACGCGAAG AGGGTAAGGTCGAGGTGTCGAGGGACGACAAATATCTCAGCACTTTGCAACACGGTAAGGTGCTGGGTGAGCTCGCGATTCTTTACAATTGCAAGAGGACAGCGACGATCACTGCTGCGACTGATTGCCAATTATGGGCCATCGACCGGCAATGCTTCCAAACCATTATGATGAGGACCGGCCTCTCGAGGCAGGCCGAATACACGGACTTCTTAAAGAG CGTGCCAATTTTCAAAAACCTGCCTGAGGAAACTCTAATCAAAATTTCAGACGTTTTAGAGGAG acgttttacaacaatggggattatataataagacaAGGAGCCAGGGGGGACACATTCTTCATCATCAGTAGGGGACAAGTACGCGTAACAATAAAGCAGCCCGATACAACGGAGGAGAAGTATATTAGAACTTTAAGAAAGGGCGACTTCTTCGGCGAAAAGGCTTTACAAGG AGATGATCTCAGAACGGCTAATATTATCGCTGATGATCCAGAAGGAGTGAGCTGTTTGGTAATAGACCGCGAAAcgtttaatcaattaatctcATCCTTGGACGAAATTCGAACGCGATACAGGGACGAGTTGGTGGAACGTAGGAG ATTAAACGAAGAATTCCGAGATGTACGGTTACAAGACCTTCGGACTATTGCGACTCTCGGCGTGGGTGGTTTCGGAAGAGTTGAATTAGTTCAAATTGCCGGAGACAGCACACGATCTTTCGCTCTGAAGCAAATGAAGAAGGCTCAGATTGTCGAGACGCGACAGCAACAGCACATTATGTCAGAAAAGAGGATCATGAGCGAAGCGGATTGCGATTTTGTAGTCAAACTATTCAAGACTTTTAAAGATCGAAAGTACCTCTACATGCTGATGGAAGCTTGCTTGGGTGGCGAGTTATGGACCGTTCTCAGGGACAAGGGACATTTCGACGATGGTACTACGCGCTTTTATACTGCATGCGTTGTGGAAGCATTCGATTATCTGCACTCCAGAAACATCATCTATAGAGATCTTAAACCGGAAAACTTACTTTTGGATAATCAAGG atatgttAAACTTGTGGATTTCGGTTTTGCCAAACGGTTGGATAACGGAAGGAAGACGTGGACTTTTTGTGGTACACCAGAATACGTGGCACCGGAAGTCATTCTAAATAAAGGTCATGACATAAGCGCCGATTATTGGTCCCTTGGCGTTCTCATGTTCGAATTACTTACGGGTACGCCTCCTTTTACCGGCGCTGATCCAATGAAGACGTACAACATTATCTTAAAAGGAATCGACGCCATAGAATTTCCCAGATCCATCACGCGTAACGCAATGGCGCTCATCAAAAAGCTTTGCAG GGATaatccggcagaacgtcttGGATATCAAAGAGGCGGCATCAGTGAAATACAGAAAcacaa ATGGTTCGATGGCTTTAATTGGGAAGGTCTGAAAACGAGGACTCTGGAGCCCCCAATACTACCCCGTGTTCAAGGCTCTACAGACACTGCGAATTTCGACGCTTATCCAGCTGATTCCGATCCACCGCCACCCGACGATATTTCCGGTTGGGATAATGACTTTTAA